A section of the Hemitrygon akajei chromosome 8, sHemAka1.3, whole genome shotgun sequence genome encodes:
- the LOC140731916 gene encoding uncharacterized protein, producing the protein MAHQRVHTGERPFTCLDCGKGFTWSSKLKVHERVHTGERPFTCSDCGKGFTQSSTLMAHQRIHTGERPFTCSDCGKGFTCSSQMKEHQRVHTGERPFTCSDCGKGFTKSSQLLRHQSIHTVERDFTCSDCGKRFPHSSALKRHQRVHTGERPFTCLDCGKRFTLSSNLLMHQSVHTRDRPFTCSVCGKRFTQSSTLQTHQRVHTGEKPFTCSVCGKGFTRSSILQSHQRVHTGEKPFTCSVCGKGFPHSSTLQRHQRVHTGEKPFICSVCGKGFTLSSNLLTHQSVHTGERPFTCSVCGKKFTQPSTLQRHQRVHTGEKPFTCSVCEKRFTQSSTLQSHQRVHTGEKPFTCSECGKGFTQSSQLLAHQSVHTGERPFTCSDCGKRFTRSSTLLAHQSVHTGERPFTCSECGKRFKQSSHLQRHQRVHTG; encoded by the coding sequence atggctcaccagcgagttcacaccggggagcggccattcacctgcttggactgtgggaagggatttacttggtcatctaaactgaaggtacatgagagagttcacactggagagaggccgttcacctgctcagactgtgggaagggattcactcagtcatccaccctaatggctcaccagcgaattcacactggggagaggccgttcacctgctcagactgtgggaagggatttacttgctcatcccaaatgaaggaacatcagagagttcacactggagagaggccattcacctgctcagactgtggaaagggattcactaaatcatctcaGCTATTGAGACACCAGTCAATTCACACTGTAGAGAGGGatttcacttgctcagactgtgggaagagattccctCACTCTTCCGCCCTaaagagacaccagcgagttcacactggggagaggccgttcacctgcttagactgcgggaaaagattcactttgtcatctaaCCTCCTGatgcaccagtcagttcacacccgggataggccattcacctgctcagtctgtgggaagagattcactcagtcatccaccctacagacacaccagcgagttcacactggagagaagccattcacctgctcagtctgtggaaagggattcacacgATCATCcatcctacagagtcaccagcgagttcacactggggagaagccgttcacctgctcagtctgcgggaagggatttcctcactcttccaccctacagagacaccagcgagttcacactggggagaagccattcatctgctcagtctgtgggaaaggattcactttgtCTTCtaacctactgacacaccagtcagttcacactggggagaggccgttcacctgctcagtctgtgggaagaaattcacccagccatccaccctacagagacaccagcgagttcacactggggagaagccgtttacctgctcagtctgtgagaagagattcactcagtcatccaccctacaaagtcaccagcgagttcacaccggggagaagccgttcacctgctcagaatgtgggaagggattcactcagtcatcacaactactggcacaccaatcagttcacacaggggagaggccgttcacctgctcagactgtgggaagagattcactcgatcatccaccctattggcacaccagtcagttcacactggggagagaccattcacctgctcagaatgtggaaaaAGATTTAAACAGTCATCTcatctacagagacaccagcgagttcatactggttag